In Diachasmimorpha longicaudata isolate KC_UGA_2023 chromosome 7, iyDiaLong2, whole genome shotgun sequence, the following proteins share a genomic window:
- the LOC135164483 gene encoding uncharacterized protein LOC135164483, whose translation MGKSSIYTYQASGNSSNTDKSSGQSSSGPSCRHYDGSHWLGFKCDKFMAKTPLERREFITNSKLCYNCFGPHRADLCKDTRHCQKCKGPHHTLIHDGSFEHRQELERQKSRPSVSAIEENQGDHGASGSRGSSSTSSSPSSTKTERIYDTLNSSEISQGSESTSKASGSIESSIGSSSTSSSPSSTETERIYDSLNSSEISQGSESTSKASGSIESSIGHLQISATSLAKSETSGSSSDIKVHHQHHHHRGSESTSKASGSIESSIGHLQISATSLAKSETSGSSSDIKVTHQSSSNSASQRVVLLATAKALASTSTGSHHMVRLLIDQGSEVTFITDQMVQLLRLRRSSSHLRVFGIGGLESGLTRGAVKVKLQSRFNDQHQIEITAHILAKFTSTLPSIHCAKEEANHLQHLQLADNNYLKPGPIDIIIGADHYGQIIGHEVIKSPDNQLVAQQTIFGWIVSGTVCCTDCKPKSALTAVRESPTEQLLDLLKKFWVQEELSSSKEILLNQDDQECELHFRNTHSRDSEGRYVVRLPLKTSLSALGESRRHALQLLNRTAKKLESNQEYGKLYKDFIREYEDLGHMRRVSEESEPSVSYYLPHHGVLREDNITTKLRVVFNGSSKTTSGVSLNDILHAGGKLQTEGSDVLIWLRTFRLIVGTDIVKMFRQIKVHQEDWDLQRILWKDEEGKIITYQLTTVTYGQTCAPWLALRVLQQLVEDEGHQYTLAAVSLTKGRYVDDIYGGADSEEQLKELINQLINLCMAGGMPLQKWISNQQGILQDLQLSTKSTSAVEFEDKTVKEAINGKNQQKDNPLRDRPDLRSSGTCIIGPVIIRAKIFIQELWLLKIGWDDPLPLSHIKRWKEFREEFSNLDQISIPRWLQTSSTSSNIQLHGFADASNQAMGAAVYIRVDNHQSEPSIILVSAKTKVAPLKKMTIPRLELTAAVILTNLVIYIRKMLEKENLQLFLWSDSTVALTWINGHPSRWKDFVQNRVIKIQNLLPAAEWKHIRGVENPADCASRGLSPDQLVNHQLWWNGPSWLKLSMENWPSSSSTSIESTAEAALEERPVSAHPVALNLERPQDFLERYSTLDRLVRISARVLRVINNMRGEPVPRELDLLPEELEETRIFWINYTQQESFGQIINRLINGQDIANNHPMARLIPYLDENQTIRLGGRLKQSNLQPEARNPSILPRQSRLTSLVIEEAHRKTLHGGVQATLAHIRHKYWIIGGRHPVKSHIRKCVICARHRAIRGQQLMGQLPPRRITSARPFNHAGVDYAGPIKISRWRGSGARQYHGYIAVFVCLATSAIHLELLTDLTSQAFIETYKRFTGRRGICATLSSDNAKTFMGANNELGKLLDESRKEIHHIINELASNGTKWIFIPPQSPHMGGEWEAAVKSVKFHLKRLTGNLVLTYEELNTLIIQIEAQLNSRPLCALSDDPDDCRALTPGHFIIGEPINAVPEPSLINHKMEGLTRWKMIARIAQQFWDRWSRECMHHYQTIYKWKRSTDDIKVGTLVLIIDERYPPTKWPLGRVSRVHPSDDNLTRVVDITIGAGAPRRKTNKSIIHHHPTMKAGGMYKIKADPGHWIDRTPSEYFGSGLGHNQRVFCHHPELENHLSTSASNPPYPVKNIKSLTDCKIRINSPVTSIPRTTPLSATYILSSSLTYVLDRVVVRCRELSASVRSSVCYFPSRQKITGALLSIKGKGRVGFLTKYESNCERNRVDSTVYQVRLTLIFAKSNSTIFYIIKWKQFLQKYLMIPMQSSHI comes from the exons ATGGGGAAATCATCAATCTACACCTATCAGGCATCAGGGAATTCATCAAACACCGACAAGTCATCAGGGCAATCATCATCAGGGCCTTCTTGTCGACACTATGACGGTTCACACTGGCTAGGGTTCAAGTGTGACAAGTTCATGGCTAAGACTCCACTGGAACGCAGGGAATTCATCACCAACAGCAAGTTGTGTTACAATTGCTTTGGTCCTCATCGGGCGGATCTCTGCAAAGACACACGTCATTGCCAGAAATGCAAGGGCCCACATCACACCTTGATCCATGATGGGTCCTTCGAACATCGCCAGGAATTGGAAAGACAGAAGAGTCGACCATCAGTTTCAGCAATCGAGGAAAACCAGGGAGATCACGGAGCATCCGGATCGAGAG GTtcatcatcaacatcatcatcaCCGAGTTCAACGAAGACAGAGAGAATTTACGACACTCTCAACTCTTCAGAGATCTCACAGGGGAGTGAATCAACATCAAAGGCATCGGGATCAATTGAGAGCTCAATTG GTtcatcatcaacatcatcatcaCCGAGTTCaacggagacagagagaatttACGACTCTCTCAACTCTTCAGAGATCTCACAGGGGAGTGAATCAACATCAAAGGCATCGGGATCAATTGAGAGCTCAATTGGTCATCTTCAAATATCAGCAACATCATTGGCGAAATCAGAAACATCGGGGTCGTCCTCTGACATCAAGGTtcatcatcaacatcatcatcaCCGA GGGAGTGAATCAACATCAAAGGCATCGGGATCAATTGAGAGCTCAATTGGTCATCTTCAAATATCAGCAACATCATTGGCGAAATCAGAGACATCGGGGTCGTCCTCTGACATCAAGGTCACACATCAATCATCATCGAATTCAGCGAGTCAACGGGTTGTGCTGTTGGCAACAGCTAAAGCACTTGCATCAACATCAACAGGTTCTCATCATATGGTCAGGCTTCTGATTGATCAGGGATCAGAGGTCACATTCATCACTGATCAAATGGTACAACTTCTTCGTCTTCGTCGATCATCATCACATCTCAGGGTCTTTGGAATAGGAGGCTTGGAGTCAGGGTTGACTCGTGGAGCAGTAAAGGTAAAACTTCAATCTCGGTTCAACGATCAACATCAGATCGAAATCACTGCCCACATCCTGGCCAAGTTCACATCAACACTACCATCAATTCACTGCGCAAAGGAAGAGGCAAATCATCTTCAACATCTTCAATTGGCGGATAACAACTATCTTAAACCTGGTCCTATCGACATCATCATCGGGGCTGATCATTATGGTCAAATCATTGGGCATGAGGTTATCAAATCTCCGGATAATCAACTTGTTGCGCAACAAACCATCTTTGGCTGGATAGTTTCTGGGACGGTCTGCTGTACAGACTGCAAGCCGAAGTCTGCTCTAACTGCAGTACGAGAGTCTCCGACTGAGCAGCTGTTGGATCTTCTTAAGAAATTCTGGGTCCAGGAGGAACTTTCATCATCTAAGGAAATTCTTCTCAATCAAGACGATCAGGAGTGTGAATTACACTTCAGGAACACACATTCaagagacagtgagggacggTACGTAGTACGCCTCCCACTCAAAACATCACTATCAGCATTGGGAGAGTCTAGGAGACATGCTCTACAATTGTTAAACCGAACGGCGAAGAAACTGGAATCAAATCAAGAGTATGGGAAACTCTACAAGGACTTCATCAGGGAATATGAGGATCTGGGACACATGAGACGTGTCTCAGAGGAATCAGAACCATCAGTGAGCTACTATCTGCCTCATCACGGTGTCTTAAGGGAAGACAACATCACCACAAAACTCAGGGTCGTCTTCAACGGTTCCAGCAAGACAACATCAGGAGTGTCACTCAATGACATACTTCATGCAGGAGGAAAACTGCAAACGGAAGGCTCAGACGTTCTCATCTGGTTGAGAACTTTTCGGTTAATCGTCGGAACGGACATCGTGAAGATGTTCCGTCAAATCAAAGTTCATCAAGAAGACTGGGATCTTCAAAGAATCCTATGGAAGGATGAGGAGGGGAAAATCATCACATATCAATTGACAACGGTGACGTATGGGCAAACGTGTGCACCATGGTTGGCTCTACGAGTTCTTCAACAACTAGTGGAGGATGAGGGACATCAATATACACTGGCGGCTGTCTCTCTAACCAAAGGGAGATATGTCGATGATATCTATGGGGGAGCTGATTCTGAGGAACAGCTCAAGGAACTCATCAATCAGCTCATCAATCTTTGCATGGCGGGCGGCATGCCACTGCAAAAATGGATCTCGAATCAACAAGGAATCCTACAGGATcttcaattatcaacaaaatcaACATCGGCGGTAGAATTCGAGGACAAGACGGTCAAA GAAGCCATCAacggaaaaaatcaacaaaaggaCAATCCTCTCAGAGATCGCCCAGATTTACGATCCTCTGGGACTTGCATCATCGGACCGGTCATCATCAGGGCTAAAATCTTCATCCAAGAGCTGTGGCTTCTCAAAATTGGTTGGGATGATCCACTGCCCTTGAGTCACATCAAACGTTGGAAAGAATTCAGGGAGGAATTCTCAAATCTGGATCAAATATCAATCCCACGGTGGCTTCAAACATCATCGACTTCAAGCAACATCCAACTTCATGGGTTTGCTGACGCTTCGAATCAGGCAATGGGTGCCGCAGTATACATCAGAGTGGACAATCATCAATCTGAGCCATCAATCATCTTGGTGAGTGCAAAAACCAAGGTCGCACCACTTAAGAAAATGACAATTCCTCGCTTGGAATTGACAGCTGCTGTCATCTTAACCAATCTGGTAATCTACATCAGGAAGATGCTGGAGAAAGAGAATCTACAACTCTTTCTTTGGTCTGACTCCACGGTGGCGCTCACATGGATCAATGGACACCCATCAAGGTGGAAGGATTTTGTTCAGAATCGAGTGATCAAAATCCAGAACTTATTACCAGCAGCTGAATGGAAACATATCAGGGGAGTCGAGAACCCAGCAGACTGTGCATCACGGGGATTATCACCAGATCAACTTGTAAATCATCAGCTGTGGTGGAATGGTCCATCATGGCTGAAATTATCAATGGAAAACtggccatcatcatcatcaacatcaaTCGAATCTACGGCAGAAGCAGCACTGGAGGAAAGGCCAGTCTCTGCACATCCGGTGGCACTGAATCTGGAGAGACCTCAAGATTTCTTGGAGAGGTACTCTACACTCGACAGGTTGGTCAGGATCTCAGCGAGAGTCCTGAGAGTCATCAACAACATGAGAGGGGAGCCAGTCCCAAGAGAATTAGATCTCTTGCCAGAAGAACTGGAGGAGACCAGAATCTTTTGGATCAACTATACACAACAGGAGAGTTTTGGACAAATCATCAATCGCCTCATCAATGGACAAGACATCGCAAATAATCATCCAATGGCACGGTTGATTCCTTATCTGGATGAGAATCAGACCATTCGCCTAGGCGGGCGGCTGAAACAATCAAATCTTCAGCCAGAAGCCAGGAACCCATCAATTCTACCAAGACAATCAAGGCTTACATCACTGGTCATCGAGGAGGCTCATCGGAAAACTCTTCATGGAGGAGTACAGGCGACGTTGGCACACATCAGACACAAATATTGGATCATCGGGGGTCGTCATcctgtaaaatcgcatattcgCAAGTGCGTCATCTGCGCACGACATCGAGCCATCAGGGGACAGCAGCTTATGGGACAGCTGCCTCCAAGAAGAATCACATCAGCACGGCCATTCAATCACGCAGGGGTGGACTACGCAGGTCCTATCAAAATCAGCAGATGGAGAGGATCAGGAGCTCGACAATATCATGGGTACATTGCAGTTTTTGTGTGTCTTGCCACATCAGCAATTCACCTTGAACTACTCACAGATTTAACATCACAGGCATTCATCGAGACCTACAAACGATTTACTGGAAGGAGAGGTATCTGTGCTACCCTTAGCAGTGATAATGCTAAGACCTTCATGGGAGCAAACAATGAGCTGGGCAAGCTTTTAGACGAATCGAGGAAGGAAATTCATCACATCATCAACGAACTGGCATCAAATGGCACAAAATGGATCTTCATCCCACCGCAATCACCCCACATGGGTGGGGAATGGGAAGCTGCGGTGAAATCTGTGAAATTTCATCTAAAAAGGCTCACAGGGAATTTGGTACTCACGTACGAGGAACTCAATACACTCATCATCCAAATCGAGGCGCAACTTAACTCGAGGCCTCTCTGCGCTCTATCAGACGATCCTGATGACTGCAGAGCCCTCACACCTGGACACTTCATCATTGGGGAACCCATCAACGCAGTTCCAGAGCCATCACTCATCAATCACAAAATGGAAGGTCTCACAAGGTGGAAAATGATCGCAAGGATCGCTCAACAATTCTGGGACAGGTGGTCAAGGGAGTGTATGCATCATTATCAAACTATCTACAAATGGAAAAGATCAACGGATGATATCAAAGTCGGAACACTAGTCCTCATCATTGACGAGAGGTATCCACCAACAAAGTGGCCTCTAGGACGAGTATCAAGGGTTCATCCAAGTGATGACAATCTCACAAGGGTGGTAGACATCACAATTGGGGCAGGAG CACCGAGGAGGAAAACCAACAAGAGTATCATTCATCATCATCCGACGATGAAGGCGGGCGGAATGTATAAAATTAAGGCTGATCCAGGGCACTGGATCGATCGGACACCATCGGAATATTTCGGGAGTGGGCTCGG